TTCAAGGGCTTAGAATTGGAAGCTAATGTCCAAACAGACGCTGAAAAAGAAATGGAACAGCAATTGAATGAATTGAAGCTTATGGTATCTGCCCCGATCCTGCGCTTGTCTAGAAGGCTGAAAAAAGCTGATTCAGGGAGAAAGCTTTGTGAAGCAATCTATTTATATTTAGAAGATTTAGATATTCCTTTAAAACTAGAAAATTTAAAAATAGAAGCTGAACAAAAAGGCAATTTAGTAAAAATGCGTGAACATGAACAGGTGTGGAATGCATGTATTGATCTCTTAGATCAGTATGTTGAGATACTAGGGGATGAAAATGTTTCTTTAAAGTCATTCTCCACTATATTAGAAGCAGGATTTGAATCTCTCTATTTTTCACTTGTTCCGCCAGCACTGGATCAAGTAATAATCGGGGACTTAGAAAAATCTAGATTAACAGATATTAAGGCAGCCTTTGTTGTTGGTGTAAATGAGGGGATATTACCTGCTAAAATTGCCGATGAAGGGATATTATCCGATGAAGAGCGTGAAATGTTGATAGCTGCTGACTTAACAGTGGCACCCAGCAGTAGAACACGTTTATTGGATGAGAATTTTATTGCCTACAAAGCACTAACCACACCTTCAGAAGCTCTTTATGTCAGCTACCCGCTTGCAAATGATGAAGGAAAAGCATTAATACCTTCTTCGTATATTAAGAGATTGAAAGATATGTATCCAGAGTTAGAAGAGCATTTTTATGGTACAGATCCTGCTGAGTTAACAGAAAAGGAGCAGTTGAACTTTGTTGCTAACCACAAAACAACACTGTCCTACTTGAACTCACAGCTTCAGTTGAAAAAGCGTAATTATCCCATTTCAGACCTGTGGTGGGATGTATATAACTTTTATATCACAAATGCGTGGAAGACAAAGGCAGAGAAGGTATTCTCCTCTCTCTTTTATACCAACCAGACCGTCCAGCTATCAAAGGAAACAGCGGATGAATTGTATGGTGATACGATTCAAGCAAGTGTTTCTAGGATGGAACTATATAATGGCTGTGCCTTTTCTCATTTTGCACAACACGGACTAAAGCTTCGTGAACGGCAAGTATTTCGGTTGGAAGCCCCTGACATTGGTGAGTTATTTCACGCAGCATTGAAGTATATATCTGACTTTGTCAATGAGCAAAAACTTAGCTGGGATTCTCTTACCAAGAAGCAATGTGAAGAACTGGCTAAGGAGGCAGTGAATGCTTTAGCACCAAAGCTCCAAAACGAAATACTGCTAAGCTCTGAGCGGCATCATTATATAAAAAGGAAATTAGAACAGATTATTACAAGGGCTTCTCAAGTATTAAGCGATCACGCAAAAGTAAGTGGCTTCTCACCAATCGGATTAGAGCTAAGTTTTGGAAAGAATGGCCAGCTTCCGCCATTAACGTTTTCATTAAAAAGTGGAAAACGAATGGAATTAGCTGGCCGAATTGACAGGGTAGATCAAGCAAAAGGTGAAAATAACAATACTTATTTACGTGTCATTGATTATAAATCGAGTGAAAAGGATGTTAATTTAAACGAGGTATATTATGGACTTGCCCTCCAAATGTTAACCTACTTAGATATCGTCATTACGCATTCGGATGAACTGATAGAAATGAAAGCAAGCCCTGCGGGAGTCCTTTATTTCCATGTCCACAACCCGATGATAAGCACGAACAAATTGCTAACCGTTGATGATATAGAAAAGGAAATTATGAAGAAATTCAAGATGAACGGTTTAATGGTGGGTGACCAAGATGTCCTCAAACTGATGGACCAAAGCCTTGAATCAGGTGATTCACAGATTATTTCGGCGGGGATTAAAAAAGATGGAAACCTTACGAAGAAATCAAAAGTAGCGAGCCTAAATGAATTTGATGACCTTAGGAATTATGTTCGAAAGCTCTATCAAACTACAGGGGAAGCTATAGTGGACGGCCAAGTTGAAATCGCTCCATTTAAACTAAAAGATAAAACGCCTTGCACATTTTGTTCCTATAAATCTGTTTGTCAATTTGACGAGTCAATTGAAAATCATTACCGAATTCTTACACCTCAGCCAAAGGAAACAATCTTTGAATTAATCAGAAAGGGGGCAGGTGTAAATGAGTAGTTTTGTAATACCACCTAAACCTGAGGGGGCAACTTGGACGGAAGACCAATGGAAGGCCATTATGGAGAAAAATAAAGACATCCTTGTTGCAGCAGCAGCAGGCTCTGGTAAAACGGCTGTCTTGGTGGAACGGATTATCCAAAAAGTTGTTTCGGAAGATGACCCGATTGATGTCGATGAATTATTAGTCGTAACATTTACGAACGCATCTGCAGCTGAAATGCGTCATCGAATCGGCGAAGCATTGGAAAAGGCGATAAATAAAGACCCAAAATCAAGGCATTTACGAAAGCAGCTGAGCTTATTAAATAAAGCATCCATTTCGACCCTGCACTCCTTTTGTATGGAGGTTATCCGAAAATACTATTATCTCATTGATGTAGATCCTGGTTTTAGAATTGCTGATGAGACAGAGGCACAATTAATTCGGGATGAAGTAATGGATGAGCTATTTGAAGAGGAGTATG
This Neobacillus sp. YX16 DNA region includes the following protein-coding sequences:
- the addB gene encoding helicase-exonuclease AddAB subunit AddB; translated protein: MSLRMITGRSGSGKTQMCMNEIQDRLLENPEGAPIIYIVPEQMTFSTEYRLATNPILGGMIRAQVYSFSRLAWRILQETGGISRYHLSSVGISMLIRRIIEDKKDQLRLFQRAADKNGFVQQVEQMITEFKRYCITPEELTQEAEKNNGNGETASRALKDKLNDLEIIYRQFEDEVFGKYIDSEDYFRLLAEKISQSTYLQDAEIYIDGFNSFTPQELLVMKELMKHCPRVTITMTTDRESFTAPPDELDLFRLSTEASYSIQELAKSEGIEIENQTLLSHQQKWNNPSLSHLERNFDTRPASSYHGQADIHIGQAVNRRAEIEGIAREILQLVRTKNFRYKDIALLIRNGSDYHEIVEPVFSDYQIPYFIDQKRTMLNHPLIELIRSTLEVIQSFWRYEPVFRVIKTELLYPLQENPDKMREKMDRLENYVLAYGIKGSKWTKKDRWTYRRFKGLELEANVQTDAEKEMEQQLNELKLMVSAPILRLSRRLKKADSGRKLCEAIYLYLEDLDIPLKLENLKIEAEQKGNLVKMREHEQVWNACIDLLDQYVEILGDENVSLKSFSTILEAGFESLYFSLVPPALDQVIIGDLEKSRLTDIKAAFVVGVNEGILPAKIADEGILSDEEREMLIAADLTVAPSSRTRLLDENFIAYKALTTPSEALYVSYPLANDEGKALIPSSYIKRLKDMYPELEEHFYGTDPAELTEKEQLNFVANHKTTLSYLNSQLQLKKRNYPISDLWWDVYNFYITNAWKTKAEKVFSSLFYTNQTVQLSKETADELYGDTIQASVSRMELYNGCAFSHFAQHGLKLRERQVFRLEAPDIGELFHAALKYISDFVNEQKLSWDSLTKKQCEELAKEAVNALAPKLQNEILLSSERHHYIKRKLEQIITRASQVLSDHAKVSGFSPIGLELSFGKNGQLPPLTFSLKSGKRMELAGRIDRVDQAKGENNNTYLRVIDYKSSEKDVNLNEVYYGLALQMLTYLDIVITHSDELIEMKASPAGVLYFHVHNPMISTNKLLTVDDIEKEIMKKFKMNGLMVGDQDVLKLMDQSLESGDSQIISAGIKKDGNLTKKSKVASLNEFDDLRNYVRKLYQTTGEAIVDGQVEIAPFKLKDKTPCTFCSYKSVCQFDESIENHYRILTPQPKETIFELIRKGAGVNE